The segment CAAAGAAAGCAAAACTAACAAAAAAATTTGTGGCGATTACTACAAATGTTGTATTCCTTGTTCATGTGATGTCATGAAATATTCTGAAGTTGAAAAAATGAAATATAAATTTTTAGATGGTTTTAAAGAATTTTACGTATTCACAATTAAAAATCCTTGTAACAAGAAAAATTTTCCAGATAAAGTAAATAAGAATTATTTTTGTGATGGAGAAAAAATAAACAATGATCAAGTTTATAATCTTAATGGTCGAATAGTTATAGGTTTATTACATAAAGGCAGAGATTGTAACAAAGAGGAGATAGATTTTGTCAAAAGTCATCAAGTCACAGGAAAATTTTGCGAATTAAGAAACAACACTCCTTTAGAAAGTCTAAAAGGAGGTATGGGCGATATTTTTATAAAGCTCGCAAGATAATATTATTTAATTTGTTTAGAGAATTGATCTGAGCTAAGCTGATTTTCGTGAATATAATTGTATTGCAACACATTAAAATTGAAGATCCTGGCTACATTAAAGATTTGATGTTAACAGATAGGGTCAACTTAACCACCATAGAATTAGACGAAGGTGAAAAAATTCCAAACGATCTTAGTAAGTTTGACGGGATGTTTTGCATGGGAGGTCCAATGGATACTTTTATGGAGAAAGAATATCCTTGGTTAATTGAAGAAAAAAAAACAATTAAAGATTTTGTGATAAATTTAAAAAAACCTTATCTTGGTTTTTGTTTAGGTTGCCAGTTATTAGGTGAAGTTGTCGGAGGCAAGGTAGTGAAATCAACTCCAGCAGAGATCGGTATTATGGACATTCATTTCTCACAACAAAAAGATGAAGATAGATTATTTTCACAATTTCCAAATCAGATTAAAAGTTTGCAATGGCATTCCTATGAGGTTCAGGGTATTGAAAATAATAAGGATGTAACTTTACTGGCTTCATCACCTATAACTAAATATCAAATTTTTAAATATCAAGATCACGCATATGGAATTCAATTTCATATAGAAATTAAAGATACTACAGTCAATGAATGGGGATGTGTTCCAGAATATAAAAAAGCTCTTGAGGATCAGTTGGGAGATGGTGCTCTAGAAAAATTTGATAACGCAGCAAAAGATAATATGTCCGATATGAATAGCTATTCTAAGATCTTGTATCAAAATTTTAAAAAAATATTATGAAGAA is part of the Candidatus Pelagibacter sp. HTCC7211 genome and harbors:
- a CDS encoding type 1 glutamine amidotransferase — translated: MNIIVLQHIKIEDPGYIKDLMLTDRVNLTTIELDEGEKIPNDLSKFDGMFCMGGPMDTFMEKEYPWLIEEKKTIKDFVINLKKPYLGFCLGCQLLGEVVGGKVVKSTPAEIGIMDIHFSQQKDEDRLFSQFPNQIKSLQWHSYEVQGIENNKDVTLLASSPITKYQIFKYQDHAYGIQFHIEIKDTTVNEWGCVPEYKKALEDQLGDGALEKFDNAAKDNMSDMNSYSKILYQNFKKIL